A genomic segment from Desulfonatronum lacustre DSM 10312 encodes:
- the rsxE gene encoding electron transport complex subunit RsxE — translation MAETSKTIFEKGIWSENPVYRQVLGICSALAVTNLLTNTLLMCAGVIFTTAMSNLTVSILRNYIPKRIRMMVQVLIIASFVMMVDIMIRAGAPDIHRFIGPYVGLIITNCIIMGRAEAFASQNRPWPSLLDGLATGLGYSFVLIAIALIREPFGFGTILGFPLPARDLWWHSWTIMIMPPGAFFTLGLLTWWARAKTDPGVKG, via the coding sequence ATGGCCGAGACATCCAAAACCATTTTCGAGAAAGGCATCTGGTCCGAAAATCCGGTCTATCGCCAGGTCCTGGGCATCTGCTCGGCCCTGGCCGTGACCAACCTGCTGACCAACACCCTGCTGATGTGCGCCGGGGTGATCTTCACCACCGCCATGTCCAACCTGACCGTCTCCATCCTGCGCAACTACATTCCCAAGCGCATCCGGATGATGGTCCAGGTGCTGATCATCGCCAGCTTCGTGATGATGGTGGACATCATGATCCGGGCCGGGGCCCCGGACATTCACCGCTTCATCGGCCCCTACGTGGGCCTGATCATCACCAACTGCATCATCATGGGCCGGGCCGAGGCCTTTGCCAGCCAGAACCGCCCCTGGCCCTCGCTCCTGGACGGCCTGGCCACCGGCCTGGGCTACTCCTTCGTGCTCATCGCTATCGCCCTGATCCGCGAACCCTTCGGCTTCGGAACCATCCTCGGCTTTCCACTCCCGGCCAGGGACCTCTGGTGGCACTCCTGGACCATCATGATCATGCCCCCTGGCGCCTTTTTCACCCTGGGCCTGCTTACCTGGTGGGCCAGAGCCAAGACGGATCCCGGCGTCAAGGGGTAA
- a CDS encoding FMN-binding protein translates to MKKDSLPYVLGFMLAISVFFGAGVSLVHHGTKDMLARNEQLHRNRTIAQAFDLNVEGRDAEAYAAAVQEHIREKTLPADQRTWTVFERITDTGDQAGDQAGDQADDHDADVGFIFQGQGVWDLIRGIIVLSPDLTTVRNIRFLQHAETPGLGGRIEEDWFLEQFQGLSIAWDRPRDRRVIIGQALDPDAPNRVDAITGATGTSQALMDMLNNDLHRFRQAYQDASHAADPEG, encoded by the coding sequence ATGAAAAAGGACTCCCTCCCCTATGTGCTTGGTTTCATGTTGGCCATCAGCGTCTTTTTCGGTGCCGGAGTATCCCTGGTCCATCACGGCACCAAGGACATGCTGGCCCGCAATGAACAGCTCCACCGCAACCGGACCATCGCCCAGGCCTTTGACCTGAACGTCGAGGGACGGGACGCGGAAGCCTATGCCGCCGCTGTACAGGAACATATCCGGGAAAAGACCCTGCCCGCGGATCAACGCACCTGGACGGTTTTCGAACGGATCACGGACACCGGAGACCAAGCGGGCGACCAAGCGGGCGACCAGGCGGACGACCACGACGCGGACGTGGGCTTCATCTTCCAGGGCCAGGGCGTCTGGGACCTGATTCGCGGCATTATCGTGCTCAGCCCGGACCTGACCACCGTGCGCAACATCCGTTTTCTCCAGCACGCGGAAACGCCTGGACTGGGAGGACGGATTGAGGAGGACTGGTTTCTCGAACAATTTCAGGGCCTGAGCATTGCCTGGGACCGCCCCCGGGACCGTCGGGTGATCATCGGCCAGGCCCTGGATCCCGACGCTCCCAACCGTGTTGACGCCATCACCGGCGCCACGGGGACTTCCCAGGCGCTGATGGACATGCTGAACAACGACCTGCACCGGTTTCGGCAGGCCTACCAGGACGCTTCCCACGCCGCCGACCCCGAGGGCTAA
- a CDS encoding RnfABCDGE type electron transport complex subunit D gives MPIKLPDIQKQKIMVKVLYALLPVIVTATYFFGLRVLAVLAVSMLFAFLTEWFMASRRGGKVTQACFVTGALYALSLPPSIPFWITAVGIVVGILFGKELFGGFGKNVFNPAIVGRAFVWLSFPLQMTNQFVPVFRDFPGGFIHWSMTATEELPEYLRQSGQDVVDAMTSATPMVASKSFDYEVGFLDLFTGAIGGFFEAGEQTLLLGAGSMGEVSAAAILLGAAYLLYTKTAQWRLMIPPILGASALCLFLRYGLGVETVPPLHFTLFSGALLFAAVFMVTEPVSAPKLPKSQWIYGLFIGMMIVFFRSYGIFYGAVAFSILLGNMIAPSLDLWIKRFTTPAPKPKVASGGGKA, from the coding sequence ATGCCCATCAAACTCCCTGATATCCAGAAACAAAAAATCATGGTCAAAGTGCTCTACGCGCTCTTGCCCGTGATCGTGACCGCGACCTATTTTTTCGGTCTGCGCGTGTTGGCCGTGTTGGCCGTTTCCATGCTTTTCGCCTTTCTCACCGAATGGTTCATGGCTTCGCGCCGGGGCGGCAAGGTCACCCAGGCCTGTTTCGTCACCGGGGCGCTGTACGCCTTGTCCCTGCCCCCGAGCATTCCCTTCTGGATCACGGCCGTGGGCATTGTCGTGGGCATCCTGTTCGGCAAGGAGTTGTTCGGCGGGTTCGGCAAGAACGTCTTCAATCCGGCCATTGTCGGCCGGGCCTTTGTCTGGCTGAGCTTCCCCCTGCAGATGACCAACCAATTCGTTCCCGTGTTCCGGGACTTTCCCGGCGGGTTCATCCACTGGAGCATGACCGCGACGGAAGAGTTGCCGGAATATCTGCGCCAAAGCGGACAAGATGTCGTGGACGCCATGACCTCGGCCACGCCCATGGTCGCAAGCAAGAGTTTTGATTACGAGGTCGGTTTCCTGGATCTGTTCACCGGCGCCATCGGCGGATTCTTCGAGGCCGGGGAGCAGACCCTGCTCCTGGGGGCCGGCTCCATGGGCGAGGTCAGCGCCGCGGCCATTTTGCTCGGCGCGGCCTACCTGCTGTACACCAAGACGGCCCAGTGGCGGTTGATGATCCCGCCGATCCTTGGCGCGAGCGCGTTGTGCCTTTTCCTCCGCTACGGGCTCGGCGTGGAAACTGTCCCGCCCCTGCATTTCACACTGTTCTCCGGGGCCCTGCTCTTTGCCGCCGTCTTCATGGTCACCGAGCCGGTCAGCGCCCCGAAGCTGCCCAAGTCGCAGTGGATCTACGGCCTGTTCATCGGGATGATGATCGTCTTTTTCCGCTCCTACGGCATATTTTACGGGGCCGTGGCCTTTTCCATCCTTCTGGGGAACATGATCGCTCCTTCCCTGGACCTGTGGATCAAGCGCTTCACGACGCCCGCTCCCAAGCCGAAAGTCGCGTCAGGAGGGGGAAAGGCATGA
- a CDS encoding DUF554 domain-containing protein, whose amino-acid sequence MPIGTLINAGAIILGSLLGLMLGGRFSDRYRTLVYHSIGLCVLVIGLHMALSFTNILILVFSMLCGALCGQLIRLDDRLTAAGNALKRRLGSKDARFTDGFVTASLLFCIGSMAILGSIDEGIRGDRTILLTKSILDGFICIPLASTYGIGVLFSFLSILLYQGSITLLAGQAQGLFTEPIIAQLTSTGGLLIMGIGINLLELKTINVTNMLPSLVFAVLFTVFFSGWI is encoded by the coding sequence ATGCCCATCGGAACCCTGATCAATGCCGGGGCCATCATCCTCGGCAGCCTGCTCGGCCTGATGCTCGGCGGCCGATTTTCGGACCGCTATCGGACCCTGGTCTATCATTCCATCGGGCTCTGCGTGCTGGTCATCGGCCTGCACATGGCTTTGAGCTTCACCAATATCCTGATCCTGGTCTTTTCCATGCTCTGCGGCGCGCTCTGTGGCCAGCTCATCCGCCTGGACGATCGCCTGACCGCGGCGGGCAACGCCCTGAAACGCCGCCTCGGCTCCAAGGACGCCCGGTTCACGGACGGCTTCGTCACCGCCTCCCTGCTCTTCTGCATCGGGTCCATGGCCATTCTCGGCTCCATCGACGAAGGCATCCGCGGCGACCGGACCATCCTGCTGACCAAATCCATCCTGGACGGCTTCATCTGCATCCCCCTGGCCTCCACCTACGGCATCGGCGTCCTGTTCTCCTTTCTGTCCATCCTACTCTACCAGGGCTCCATCACCCTTCTGGCCGGGCAGGCCCAAGGCCTGTTCACCGAGCCGATCATCGCCCAGCTCACCTCCACCGGCGGCCTGCTGATCATGGGCATCGGCATCAACCTGCTGGAACTGAAGACCATCAACGTCACCAACATGCTCCCCTCCCTGGTCTTCGCCGTGCTGTTCACGGTTTTCTTTTCCGGGTGGATTTGA
- a CDS encoding flavin reductase family protein, with amino-acid sequence MKQSLGAKPLVFPTPVWVVGSYDQQDKPNIMTIAWGGVCCSKPPCLTISLRKVTYTYGCITARKAFTVNVSTEQDVMLADYCGIASGKTADKFAATGLTPVKSTLVDAPYIQEFALAAECRLLQTVKLGLHTMFIGEILDIKADEAILGPDGLPDLDKLRPVAFGPVIRTYHGLGEYLGPAFSIGQNVEQSDDK; translated from the coding sequence ATGAAGCAGTCACTCGGAGCAAAGCCCCTTGTTTTCCCGACCCCGGTGTGGGTTGTCGGGTCCTATGATCAGCAGGACAAACCAAACATCATGACCATCGCCTGGGGGGGCGTCTGCTGCTCCAAGCCGCCGTGCCTGACCATCTCGTTGCGCAAGGTCACCTATACCTACGGTTGCATCACCGCCCGCAAGGCCTTCACTGTTAACGTCTCCACGGAACAGGACGTCATGCTCGCCGACTACTGCGGCATCGCTTCGGGCAAAACCGCGGACAAGTTCGCCGCCACCGGCCTGACCCCGGTCAAAAGCACCCTGGTAGACGCGCCGTACATCCAGGAATTCGCCCTGGCGGCCGAGTGTCGGCTGCTCCAGACCGTGAAACTGGGGCTGCACACCATGTTTATCGGTGAAATTCTGGACATCAAGGCCGACGAAGCGATCCTCGGCCCGGACGGTCTGCCGGACCTGGACAAGCTCCGCCCCGTGGCCTTCGGCCCGGTAATCCGCACCTATCATGGGCTCGGCGAGTATCTCGGACCGGCATTCTCCATCGGCCAGAACGTTGAACAATCCGACGACAAATAG
- a CDS encoding universal stress protein — protein MQAVRFVNHFFGQKHAVRLTLLYVAPQPPAVYLDDSDVYHRKRWTEDWKRGQEHRAQELLAQGKTALVDSGFLAKGISTKFIFSQYGSAKDLIQESAKGHFDALVLGRRGLSRFEELFVDSVTKRIMNEELSFPIWVCQRPERRRKNVLVAVDGSEPCVQIADHVGFIVADQPEQNVVLAHIPNSQIPESEYQGFFEHALASLLENGVSRERIQTKVLSGASPAFALQQEADTGRYAVVAVGRTGASGPGYFSMGSVSRTLLAKLEGAALWVSPSLCRLKS, from the coding sequence TTGCAGGCCGTTCGATTCGTAAATCATTTCTTTGGCCAAAAGCATGCGGTTCGATTGACCTTGTTGTATGTGGCGCCTCAACCGCCGGCGGTGTATCTCGACGACAGCGACGTCTATCATCGCAAAAGATGGACCGAGGATTGGAAGCGGGGACAGGAGCATCGGGCCCAGGAGTTGCTTGCCCAGGGCAAGACCGCGCTGGTGGATTCCGGCTTTCTCGCCAAAGGCATCTCGACCAAGTTCATTTTCAGCCAGTACGGTTCGGCCAAGGACTTGATCCAGGAATCCGCCAAAGGTCATTTTGACGCCTTGGTCCTTGGACGTCGCGGGCTTTCCCGTTTCGAGGAGCTGTTCGTGGACAGCGTCACTAAGCGGATCATGAACGAGGAATTATCCTTTCCGATCTGGGTCTGCCAGCGCCCGGAACGGAGGCGGAAAAACGTGCTCGTAGCGGTGGACGGCTCCGAGCCCTGCGTCCAGATCGCCGACCATGTCGGCTTCATCGTGGCCGATCAACCCGAGCAGAACGTCGTTCTCGCGCACATCCCCAACAGCCAGATTCCGGAGTCCGAATACCAGGGCTTTTTTGAGCACGCCCTTGCTTCCCTCTTGGAGAACGGTGTTTCCAGGGAAAGAATTCAGACCAAGGTGCTGAGTGGGGCAAGCCCTGCTTTTGCCTTGCAGCAGGAAGCCGATACAGGACGATATGCGGTTGTCGCCGTGGGCCGCACGGGGGCTTCGGGGCCGGGTTATTTTTCCATGGGTTCGGTCAGCAGGACCCTTTTGGCCAAGCTTGAAGGGGCCGCTTTGTGGGTCAGTCCCTCGTTGTGTCGCCTCAAAAGCTGA
- a CDS encoding cation-transporting P-type ATPase codes for MASEKGTVKQSWHSLDVSEVLRRLESDEKGLKGSEATQRLERYGPNELPMVKGRGALMRFLAQFNNVLIYLLLAAAVITGLLGEWLDMGVILGVVLINALIGFVQEGKAEKSLDSIRNMLAPSAVVLRDGKKQDIPATNLVPGDVILLRAGDKLPADVRLFNVRDLQIEEAALTGESVPVDKIADPVEQDSSLGDRSGMGFSGTMVTYGQGRGVVVGTGKDTEIGRISEMLSGVQSLTTPLIKQLARFGNLLSVAIIGMAAVTFAFGYLFQGFAPGEMFMAAVGLAVAAIPEGLPAIVTITLAIGVQRMARRNAIIRSLPAVETLGSVTVICTDKTGTLTRNEMTVQTVRTADRTLTVSGVGYAPKGHFQQDDAEIDPHKDDQDVLALLRYGLLCNEAEVAEVEGQWKAQGAPTEAALVTAAMKAGLIQKEENDRSPRVDVIPFSSEHKFMATLHRDPEGGGLIILKGAPEKVLEVCDTQWTGRDQAKLDPEFWAQEEERIASRGQRLLALAVRRVDDGKDRLTMDDVQDGFTMLGVFGIIDPPRDEAVEAAGKLIGDCETRVNCYSAGINVKMITGDHVVTAKAIGLKLGIGDGETALTGKDLDAMSDDELRQRVTDVDVFARVTPEHKLRIVTALQARNKIVSMTGDGVNDAPALKRADVGVAMGRSGTEAAKEASDMVLADDNFASIANAVEEGRTVYDNIKKAILFILPTNGGQALVVIAAIFLGLGMADAVNGFSLPISPPQILWINMVTAVSLALALAFEPAERNVMRRPPRQPDEPLVSRFLLWRISFVSVLLTIGALGHYLFMLDSGSSQALAATAAINTLVFGQICYLFNSRFIHESSLNRTAFLGSSAVLWSILVLVVLQLAFTYAPPMQFLFRTEGLGLGTWLRIFVFGSILFLLVEGEKFLWRRSGAVH; via the coding sequence ATGGCATCAGAAAAAGGCACGGTTAAGCAATCCTGGCACTCCTTGGATGTTTCGGAAGTGCTCCGGCGGCTGGAAAGCGACGAAAAAGGACTGAAAGGCTCTGAAGCAACCCAGCGGCTGGAGCGGTACGGGCCGAACGAACTGCCCATGGTCAAGGGGCGCGGCGCGCTGATGCGGTTTCTGGCCCAGTTCAACAACGTGCTGATCTATCTCCTGCTCGCCGCCGCGGTGATCACCGGTCTGCTCGGCGAGTGGCTGGATATGGGCGTGATCCTCGGCGTCGTCCTGATCAACGCCCTGATCGGGTTCGTTCAGGAGGGCAAGGCGGAAAAATCCCTGGACAGCATCCGCAACATGCTCGCCCCGTCGGCCGTGGTCTTGCGAGACGGCAAGAAGCAGGACATCCCGGCCACGAACTTGGTCCCTGGAGACGTGATCCTGCTCAGGGCCGGGGACAAGCTGCCGGCCGACGTCCGGCTTTTCAACGTCCGGGATCTGCAGATCGAAGAAGCGGCTTTGACCGGGGAATCTGTTCCAGTGGACAAGATCGCGGACCCGGTGGAGCAGGACAGCTCTCTGGGGGACCGTTCCGGGATGGGCTTCTCCGGAACCATGGTCACCTACGGTCAGGGACGAGGCGTGGTGGTCGGCACGGGCAAGGATACGGAGATCGGACGGATCAGCGAAATGCTCTCGGGCGTCCAGTCCTTGACCACTCCGCTGATCAAGCAATTGGCCCGCTTCGGTAACCTGCTCAGCGTGGCCATTATTGGCATGGCCGCGGTGACCTTCGCATTCGGCTACCTGTTTCAAGGGTTTGCTCCGGGCGAGATGTTCATGGCCGCCGTGGGTCTGGCCGTGGCGGCTATTCCCGAGGGGCTGCCGGCCATCGTGACCATCACCCTGGCCATCGGGGTGCAGCGCATGGCCCGGCGCAACGCCATCATCCGCAGCTTGCCCGCGGTGGAGACCTTGGGCTCGGTGACCGTGATCTGCACGGACAAGACCGGTACCCTGACCCGCAACGAAATGACCGTGCAGACCGTGCGCACAGCGGATCGCACCCTGACGGTCTCCGGTGTGGGGTATGCGCCGAAAGGTCATTTTCAGCAGGACGACGCCGAGATCGATCCGCACAAGGACGATCAGGACGTGTTGGCACTGCTGCGCTACGGGTTGCTCTGCAACGAGGCCGAGGTGGCGGAGGTCGAAGGGCAGTGGAAGGCCCAGGGCGCACCCACCGAAGCGGCTTTGGTAACCGCGGCGATGAAGGCCGGGCTTATCCAGAAGGAGGAAAACGACCGCTCCCCTCGCGTGGACGTGATCCCGTTCAGCTCGGAGCATAAGTTCATGGCCACCCTGCACCGTGATCCGGAGGGCGGGGGGCTGATCATTCTCAAGGGGGCTCCGGAAAAAGTCCTGGAAGTGTGCGACACCCAATGGACCGGGAGAGATCAGGCCAAGCTGGACCCCGAGTTTTGGGCGCAGGAAGAGGAACGGATCGCGTCCCGGGGGCAGCGTCTGCTGGCCCTGGCGGTGCGTCGGGTGGACGACGGCAAGGACCGATTGACCATGGACGACGTCCAGGACGGGTTCACCATGCTGGGGGTCTTCGGCATCATCGACCCACCGCGGGATGAGGCCGTGGAAGCCGCGGGCAAGCTGATCGGCGACTGTGAAACCAGGGTGAACTGCTACAGCGCAGGGATCAACGTAAAGATGATCACCGGCGACCACGTGGTCACTGCCAAGGCCATCGGTCTCAAGCTGGGCATCGGGGACGGCGAGACGGCCCTGACCGGCAAGGACCTCGACGCCATGAGCGACGACGAGCTGCGTCAAAGGGTTACGGACGTGGACGTGTTCGCCCGGGTCACTCCGGAGCACAAGCTGCGCATCGTTACGGCGCTGCAGGCCAGAAACAAGATCGTGTCCATGACCGGCGACGGGGTCAACGACGCTCCGGCCCTGAAACGGGCGGACGTGGGCGTGGCCATGGGCCGGAGCGGCACGGAGGCGGCCAAGGAAGCTTCGGACATGGTCCTGGCGGACGACAATTTCGCCTCCATCGCCAATGCCGTGGAAGAGGGCCGTACGGTCTACGACAACATCAAGAAGGCGATTCTGTTCATCCTGCCCACCAACGGCGGTCAGGCCCTGGTGGTCATTGCCGCGATCTTTCTGGGGCTGGGCATGGCCGACGCGGTGAACGGGTTCAGCCTGCCCATTTCGCCGCCCCAGATCCTCTGGATCAACATGGTCACCGCCGTTTCCCTGGCCCTGGCCCTGGCTTTCGAACCGGCGGAACGCAACGTGATGCGCCGACCGCCGCGCCAGCCGGATGAACCCCTGGTCTCCAGGTTCTTGCTGTGGCGGATCTCCTTCGTGTCCGTACTGTTGACCATCGGCGCCCTGGGCCACTATCTGTTCATGCTGGACAGCGGCTCCTCCCAGGCACTCGCCGCCACCGCGGCCATCAACACCCTGGTTTTCGGGCAGATATGCTACCTCTTCAACAGTCGGTTCATCCATGAAAGTTCCCTGAACCGGACTGCGTTTTTGGGCAGTTCCGCGGTGTTGTGGTCCATCCTGGTGCTGGTGGTGTTGCAACTTGCCTTCACCTACGCCCCTCCGATGCAGTTTCTCTTCCGTACCGAGGGACTGGGTCTCGGGACATGGCTGCGAATTTTCGTATTCGGCAGCATTCTCTTTTTGCTGGTCGAGGGGGAGAAGTTCCTGTGGCGACGCTCCGGGGCCGTCCATTGA
- a CDS encoding ABC transporter substrate-binding protein: MTRYLLTLATTLVLGAASPAWAADPIKIGAILSATGPASFLGEPERNTLHMLQDQINEQGGLLGRPLEVIIYDDETEVNKAVSAANRLLSRDRVVAAIGATTSGNTLAVMPRFSSARIPLVSMAAAERIVKPINPWVFKTPQSDRHAVIKILEHAKSEELSNIAILTVSDGFGQAGREVLQELLPAYGMNLVADEIYGPRDTDMTPQLTKIRGLNPDAIIVWGTNPGPAVIARNRVQLGMQTPMYMSHGVASKRFIELAGEAAEGLILPAGRLAVADQLPEDHPQKALLLEYIQAYEARFNAEVSTFGGYAYDALMLIVEAVNRAGEATPQAIRDKLEQVSGFVGTGGIFEMSPEDHNGLDERAFVMVRITDGDWELLVE, from the coding sequence ATGACTCGCTATCTGCTCACGTTGGCAACGACCCTCGTTCTCGGCGCGGCCTCTCCCGCCTGGGCCGCTGATCCCATCAAGATCGGCGCGATCCTTTCCGCCACCGGCCCCGCTTCCTTTCTCGGCGAACCGGAGCGCAACACCCTGCACATGCTCCAGGATCAAATCAATGAGCAGGGAGGGCTGCTGGGTCGGCCCCTGGAAGTGATCATCTATGACGATGAAACCGAGGTGAACAAGGCCGTGTCCGCGGCCAACAGGCTGCTCAGCCGGGACCGGGTCGTGGCGGCCATCGGCGCGACCACCTCCGGCAACACCCTGGCCGTCATGCCCCGATTCTCCTCGGCCCGGATTCCGCTGGTCTCCATGGCCGCGGCGGAGCGGATCGTCAAACCCATCAACCCTTGGGTCTTCAAGACACCCCAGTCCGACCGTCATGCCGTGATCAAGATTCTTGAGCACGCCAAATCCGAAGAGCTCAGCAATATCGCCATCCTTACGGTCTCGGACGGCTTTGGCCAGGCCGGACGGGAGGTCCTGCAGGAACTGCTGCCCGCGTACGGTATGAATCTGGTGGCCGATGAGATCTACGGACCCCGGGATACGGACATGACCCCGCAGCTGACCAAGATTCGCGGCCTGAACCCGGACGCGATCATCGTCTGGGGCACGAATCCCGGCCCGGCGGTCATCGCCCGCAATCGCGTCCAGCTGGGTATGCAGACGCCCATGTACATGAGCCACGGAGTGGCTTCCAAGCGGTTCATCGAGCTGGCCGGCGAGGCGGCCGAAGGGTTGATTCTGCCCGCCGGTCGGTTGGCCGTGGCGGACCAGCTGCCCGAGGACCATCCGCAGAAGGCCTTGCTTCTGGAGTACATCCAGGCCTATGAGGCCCGGTTCAACGCCGAGGTGTCCACCTTCGGCGGCTACGCCTACGACGCGTTGATGCTCATCGTCGAGGCCGTCAACCGGGCCGGGGAGGCCACGCCGCAGGCCATTCGGGACAAACTGGAACAGGTCAGCGGGTTCGTCGGCACCGGCGGCATTTTTGAAATGTCCCCCGAAGATCACAACGGGCTGGACGAACGGGCCTTCGTGATGGTCCGGATCACGGACGGAGATTGGGAGCTGCTGGTCGAATAA
- a CDS encoding branched-chain amino acid ABC transporter permease, with protein MDLGTFLQFLAAGLTVGSTYGLAALGFTIIFNTTGIINFAQGEFVMLGGLLAVVFMHWLDPGLPAAVVLAVLATTLVGLVMERLTIRPVQHTSVINLIIVTIGVSITIRGLMMLLWGKDTYVLPAFSGTTPIPLLGATIAPQSLWILGITLLVLAAMRYFFSQTIFGRAMLACSFEPKAARLMGISVERMVMASFMLSAFVGAVGGVILTPLTMTSYDVGVLLGLKGFAACILGGLGNPFGAAAGGLLLGVLEAFGAGLISSAYKDAIAFVVILAILLWRPSGLFGAPDTERV; from the coding sequence ATGGACCTGGGAACCTTTCTGCAGTTTCTGGCGGCGGGCCTGACCGTGGGCAGCACCTACGGTCTGGCCGCCCTGGGATTCACGATCATCTTCAACACCACGGGCATTATCAACTTCGCCCAGGGCGAGTTCGTGATGCTGGGCGGCCTCTTGGCCGTGGTCTTCATGCACTGGCTGGATCCCGGCCTGCCCGCGGCGGTGGTTCTGGCCGTGCTGGCCACCACTCTGGTGGGGCTGGTCATGGAACGCCTGACCATCCGCCCGGTCCAGCACACCTCGGTGATCAACCTGATCATCGTGACCATCGGCGTGTCCATCACCATCCGCGGGCTGATGATGCTGCTCTGGGGCAAGGACACCTACGTGCTCCCGGCCTTTTCCGGCACCACGCCCATTCCACTCCTGGGCGCGACCATCGCGCCGCAGAGCCTGTGGATACTGGGCATCACCCTGCTGGTTCTGGCCGCAATGCGCTACTTTTTCAGTCAAACCATTTTCGGCCGGGCCATGCTGGCCTGCTCCTTCGAGCCCAAGGCGGCCCGGCTGATGGGCATCAGCGTGGAGCGGATGGTCATGGCCTCGTTCATGCTTTCGGCCTTCGTGGGCGCGGTGGGCGGGGTCATCCTCACCCCCCTGACCATGACCTCCTACGACGTGGGCGTGCTCCTGGGGCTGAAGGGCTTTGCCGCCTGCATCCTGGGCGGCCTGGGCAACCCCTTCGGCGCCGCGGCGGGCGGACTGCTCCTGGGCGTGCTGGAAGCCTTCGGCGCGGGCCTGATCTCCTCGGCCTACAAGGACGCCATCGCCTTCGTGGTCATCCTGGCCATCCTGCTCTGGCGGCCTTCCGGCCTGTTCGGGGCGCCGGACACGGAGAGGGTGTAG
- a CDS encoding branched-chain amino acid ABC transporter permease, protein MKSSTLRQLAPVGAFYVLVLATPTLLSYDYYYLSILNMAGIIAIVVMGLNLLLGFAGQISLGHAALFGISAYTTAVMTATYGLPLAVGMLSGVGLTAIVALVVGMPVLKLKGYYLAMATLGFGLIVYIFFNEAIALTGGPSGFVGIPQLQVGSFVFDSDLSYFFLVWTTVTLVLLISLNLIHSRVGRALMALHASDKAAQSMGINVARYKLFIFVLSAVFAGIAGVLYAHYLSFVAPSSFGFHFSVQLITMVVLGGMASLWGGIAGTVFLTAMPEFLRAYENLEVIIYGLILILCMMYLPQGMAGGVSKLIALIRGRFGHAR, encoded by the coding sequence ATGAAGTCCTCAACTCTTCGCCAACTGGCCCCTGTGGGCGCGTTCTACGTCCTGGTCCTGGCCACGCCGACTCTGCTGTCGTACGACTATTATTATCTGAGCATCTTGAACATGGCCGGGATCATCGCGATCGTCGTCATGGGGCTCAACCTGCTGTTGGGTTTTGCCGGGCAGATTTCCCTGGGCCATGCGGCCTTGTTCGGGATTTCCGCCTATACCACGGCGGTGATGACCGCCACCTACGGGCTGCCCCTGGCCGTGGGCATGCTCTCCGGAGTGGGGCTGACGGCTATCGTGGCCCTTGTGGTGGGCATGCCCGTGCTCAAGCTCAAGGGCTACTATCTGGCCATGGCGACCCTGGGCTTCGGGCTGATCGTCTACATCTTCTTCAACGAAGCCATTGCCCTGACCGGCGGGCCCTCGGGTTTCGTGGGCATTCCCCAGCTTCAGGTCGGCTCGTTCGTCTTTGATTCGGATTTGTCCTACTTTTTTCTGGTCTGGACCACGGTCACCCTGGTGTTGCTGATCTCCCTGAACCTGATCCACTCCCGGGTCGGTCGGGCCCTGATGGCCCTGCACGCCAGCGACAAGGCGGCCCAGTCCATGGGCATCAACGTGGCCCGCTACAAGCTGTTCATCTTCGTGCTTTCCGCCGTGTTTGCCGGAATAGCCGGGGTGCTCTACGCGCACTACCTCAGCTTCGTGGCCCCGTCCTCCTTTGGGTTTCATTTTTCCGTGCAGCTGATCACCATGGTCGTGCTGGGCGGCATGGCCAGCTTGTGGGGCGGCATCGCCGGGACGGTCTTCCTGACCGCCATGCCGGAGTTTTTGCGGGCCTACGAAAACTTGGAAGTGATCATCTACGGGCTGATCCTGATCCTGTGCATGATGTATCTGCCCCAGGGCATGGCCGGCGGCGTCTCCAAGCTGATTGCCCTGATTCGCGGGAGGTTCGGGCATGCCCGGTAG